The Brevundimonas sp. SORGH_AS_0993 genome segment GAGACGGCTTGGGAGCATCGACCGGAGGCGTCCAGTTCACCGGAATGGTGTTGAACGTCGTCCTGACGGAGCCGCCGCCGCCCACGGCAGGCTCGCGCAGCCACGCCTTGCGGGCCTCCGCCTGGGCGACCGAATCGAACGCCGAGCAATCCGCAGAGGACACGGAACTGTACCCCGCCTGGTTGAGCGCCGCCGCATAGCCGAGGCCATACGCCGCCTCCCGATCCCGCTGCGCTGTCGGCGTCGTGACGGCGCCTGGTCCTGCGACGACGACAGTTATGGCGATGGAGACGCAGAGGTGCGTTTCCAGAACCCCGCCAGCGGCCGCTACGATGTCTGGGTGGGCGTCCTGGGGACGACCGGCGCGAACGCCACGCTTCTGGTGACGGAAACGCCCTGAAGGCCGTCAAACGTCGTCGGCCAGACATGCGAGAGGAAGGTCCAGCCGCACGACCAGGCCGTTCGACGTCCAGTCCCGCGACAGGTCGCCGCGCAGTTGCAGGCGCACGGTTCGATCCAGCAGGTTGGTCCCGAACCCCGGCGTCATCGGCTTGTCGGGGTCGAGGACGTTCTTCTCGATCCAGCTGACGACCAGATTCGTCTCATGCCGCAGCAGGATGATCTTCAGCCGCCCCTGGGGCTTGCTCAAGCCGCCGTACTTCACCGCATTGGTGACAAGCTCGTTCAGCACCATGGCCAGCGCCGTCACCGCCTTCTGCCCGATCTCGGCGTCGTCGCCCTCGATCGAGATTACGGCCCCGGTCTCCGCATAGGGTGCGGCCAGAGCCTCGATCAATCCCTTCACCGTCCGGGGCGCGGCGGGAACCTCCGAAGGGGTCAGCGGATGAATGAAGGCGATGGCGCGCCCCAGCCCGGCGATCCTCTGCCGAACGCTTTCGACATAGGGCCCCACCCCCTCTTGCTGGCGGGCGGAGAGATGCAACAGGCTGTCCACGACCGCGAACAGGTTCTTGATCCGGTGCGAAAGCTCGCGCGAGACCAGGGCGTTCTCGCGCCGCTCGCGCTCCCGGCGGGTCACGTCCTGCGACAGGGATTGCAGCGCGATGATCTCGCCCTCCGCGTTGCGGATCGGCGTGACGGAAACTTCCCAGCTCTTGAAGACGCCCTTTGCGGTGGGGCAGTCGGCGTTGAACCGCGCCACCCGTCCGGCCGCCGCCCGGGCGAC includes the following:
- a CDS encoding PAS domain-containing protein, coding for MSDATPAPDIHVTDCLKTVSLDGRLIGMDVDGLCLMQIDDFDEVKGRPWAELWPSESRHLVHGAVARAAAGRVARFNADCPTAKGVFKSWEVSVTPIRNAEGEIIALQSLSQDVTRRERERRENALVSRELSHRIKNLFAVVDSLLHLSARQQEGVGPYVESVRQRIAGLGRAIAFIHPLTPSEVPAAPRTVKGLIEALAAPYAETGAVISIEGDDAEIGQKAVTALAMVLNELVTNAVKYGGLSKPQGRLKIILLRHETNLVVSWIEKNVLDPDKPMTPGFGTNLLDRTVRLQLRGDLSRDWTSNGLVVRLDLPLACLADDV